DNA from Halorarum salinum:
CGATCTCCTCCTCGCCGATGAACGGCGAGAGCAGGTCCCCCGCCATCAGCAGCGAGAAGTCCAGATCGGCGGCGGTGGGTTCGAGGTAGTAGGTGTTGTGACCGTTGTACACCGCGTTCTCGCGTTCGATGAGCCCCAGTTCCGAGAGCCTCTCGGCGATGCGGCTGCCCTTCCGCGAGGAGACGTCGAGCTCCTTCC
Protein-coding regions in this window:
- a CDS encoding helix-turn-helix transcriptional regulator; this encodes MSAADAEADLSDDERAGLELVRDTGGIHQSDFWKELDVSSRKGSRIAERLSELGLIERENAVYNGHNTYYLEPTAADLDFSLLMAGDLLSPFIGEEEIDPNGDAFTQWLMNLAYEEY